The Mesorhizobium loti DNA segment CCGCGAGACGTTCGGCGCTCGCTGGGCCGCAGGCCGCGCGGCGTTGCCAATGCCGGCATGGCTCTCGCAGCCACGGGCATCCGTGGGCTTGCCGATGAGACACATCAAACAAACAAGAAGCGGAGGAACAAAATGCGCATCTTCAAGGGCCTGACGCTTGGCGCGGGCCTGCTGGCGACAATCGTCTCAACGCCGTCTTATGCCGAGGACGCGGCCAAGGTCGCGGCCATCGTCAAAGGCCTCGACAACCCCTTCTTCCAGACCATGCAGCAAGGCATCGAGGAGCAAGGCAAGGCCAGCGGCGTCAATGTCAGCGTCCAGGCCGCCGCCAATATGGGCGATGCCACCGGCCAGGCCGACCGCCTGACCGCCATGGCCATGCAGGACTTCGATTGCTATCTGGTCAACCCGATCAGCGTCTCCAACCTCGTCCAGGCGCTGGTGCCGGTCGCCCAGAAGAAGAAGCCGATCGTCAACATCGACTCGACCATCGACGCCGGACAGGCCAAGGCCGCCGGCTTTGCCGTCTCGACCTATATCGGCACCGACAACGTCGCCGCCGGCGCGCTGGCCGGCGAGGAAATGCTGAAGCTGGTGCCGAAGGGCGGCAAGGTCGCGCTGATTGCCGGCATCGTCGGCGATGTCGGCTCCAATGCCCGCATCAAGGGCTTCAAGCAGGCCGTCGAAGGCAAGCTGGAGGTCGTCGTGATGGTCAGCGCCGACTGGGATCGCGAGAAGGCACTGACCGCCGCCACCGATATCCTCGCCGCGCATCCGGATCTCGCCGGCTTCTTTGCCGCCAACGACATCATGGCGCTCGGCGTCGAACGCGCGGTGCAGACCTCGGGCAAGGACGTCAAGGTGATCGGCCTCGACGGCATCGTCGACGCGCTGAAGTCCATCGCGGCAGGCGAACTCACGGCCACCGTGGCGCAATATCCCTATGTCGTCGGCGCCATGGGCGTCGAGGCATGCAAGGCCGCGGTGATGGGCAAGGAGCTGCCCGCCAACGTGCCGGCGCCGGTGCTGCTGATCAACAAGGCCAATGCCGACGCCTCGCTGAAGAATTTTCCGCGCCCCGGCGGCGATTATCCCGATCCGCTGCGCGAGCTGTTGAAGTGAGCAATTCCACAGACAACGCGCCCGTCGCCCATTCGGCGGGCGCGGCGGAGGAGAGCCGCCCCTCCCTGTCGGCTCTCCTCCTGGATCCGTCCTTCTGGGCCGACTGGGCGTCCGTCGTCGGCCTGGTAGGTCTCGTCATCGTCTTCGGCATCGCCCAGCCGGTCTTTCTCAGCGTCGCCAACCTGCAGGCATTGCTGCTGGCGTCGGCGATCCTGGTCGTGTTGTCGATCGGCCAGACCTTTGTGGTCGCGACATCAGGCATCGACCTGTCGCTGGCAGCGGCCGTCATGCTCGGCGCCATCATCCTCGGCCTCGTCAATGCGGCAGGCTACGGCATCGTCATCGCCTGCGTGCTGGGGGTGCTGGCCACCAGCGCCATCGGCTTCCTCAACGGCCTCATCATCACCGTTGGAAGAATCCCCGACTTCGTCGTGACGCTCGGCACGCTGTCGGCCATCACCGGGCTTGGCCTGATCCTGTCAGGCGGCGAACCCACCATGGTCGGCTCGACCTTCCTGCTGAAGCTCGCTTCGGGTTCGTTCGGGCCGTTCGGCTATCCGGTCTGGGTGGCGATAGCGGCGGTGGTCGTGGCGCATATCGCGCTCTACCACACGCGCTTCGGTGTCCATCTGCTGGCGACAGGCGGCCAGGTCGAGAGTGCCGGCGCGCTCGGCATCCGCACCAACCGCGTCAAGATCGCCGCCTACACCATTTCGGGTTTCTGCGCCGGCCTCGCCGCCATTCTTCTGGTCGCCCGCATCGGCTCGGCCGAACCGCTGATCAACACCAGCCTGCTCTTGAATTCCGTGGCGGCGGTGGTGCTGGGCGGCGTCAGCCTGTTCGGCGGCCGCGCCAGCATATTGGGTCCGGCCATCGGCGCGCTGATGCTCACCGCGCTGGTCAACGGCCTGACGCTGCTCAGCGTCTCGGCCTTCTATCAACCGCTTGCCGTGGGCGCCATCGTGGTGCTGGCGGCGCTGATCATGCGGTACCAGAAATGAGCGCCGTCATCCCCTTCCCTGCCTCCGACACGATCATCGCCTGCGACGGCCTGAGCAAGCATTTCGGCGGCGTGCGCGCCTTCACCGATGTTGCCTTCCAGGCGCGCCGCGGCGAGGTCACCGCCATCATCGGCGACAATGGCGCCGGCAAGTCGACGCTGATCCGCTGCCTGGTCGGCGTGCATGTGCCGGATGCCGGCTCGATCGTTTTCGATGGCCGGGAACATCCCTTCTCCAATCCGGACGGGGCGCGCAAGGCCGGCATCGAGACGGTGCACCAGAACCTGGCGCTGATCGACGAACTGACGGTGGCGCAGAACCTGTTCCTCAACCGCGAGCTCGTGCGCCGCATCGGCCCCTTCGCCTTCCTCGACCGCAGGGCGATGAAACGCGAGGCCCGCTCCATGCTGTCGCGCCTGTCGATCAACGTGCCGTCGATCAACCAGCGTGTGCGCCGCCTGTCGGGCGGCCAGCGCCAGGCGATCTCGATCTGCCGTGCCGTCGGCTCCGGCGCCAAGCTGGTGGTGATGGACGAACCGACGGCAGCGCTCGGCGTGCAGGAGACCGCCAATGTCGAAGCGCTGATCCGGCGTCTGCGCGAGCAGTCCGTCTCGGTCATCCTGGTCAGCCACAATTTCGATCAGGTGCGGCGCCTGTCCGACCAGATCTGGGTGATGCGGGCGGGAAAGATGGCGGCGACCGTGCGCGCCTCGGAAACCACGGGCAACGAACTCGTCGCGCTGGTCACCGGCGCGGCGTGATCCGCCCAATCGTAGAACCATTGCTGGCCGCAAGCTCGGCCAGCATCAGACTTGAAATCAAGGAGTTTGCGAGTGGCACCACTTCGTGTCGGGCTTGTGGGTCTTGGAGAGGTCGCGCAGTCGATCCATCTGCCTGTTCTGGCTGACCAGCGCGACCGTTGGCGGATCGCGGGCGTCTATGACGTCTCGCCAAGCCTGGTGGCGCTCGTCACCTCGGAATATGCCGGGGTAAAAGCCTTCGACACGGCCGAGGCGCTGATCAATTCGCCTGATATCGACGTGGTCTTCGTGCTGTCGTCCGACGACACCCACAGCCGCTTCGTGCGCGCGGCCATGCAAGCCGACAAGCACATCCTGCTGGAAAAGCCCGCTTGCCTGACGGTCCGCGAGATCGACGAATTGCTGACGCTGATGCCGTCCTACCGGAAAACCCTCTTCGTCGGCTACATGCGCCGCTACGCGCCGGCCTATCTGGCGGCCCGGGACGAGCTACCCGCGCACGCCGACATCACCCATGTCCGCATCTTCGACCTGATCTCGGAAGGCCGGCATTTCCTGAAGAAAAGCCAGAACATCCTCTACCCCAACGACATCGATCCTGCCCTTCTGGCGCGCGGCGCCAAGGAGCGTGACGCGCTGATCCGCGAGGTGGTCGGCGCCGACGCGCCTGCCGACCTGGTGCGCGCCTATCGCGGGCTGACGGCGCTGTCCTCGCACCACATTTCGGCCATGCGCGGGCTCATCGGCGAGCCTGTCGGTGTCGTTGCCGCGCACCGCACCAATGGCGGCGCCAACACGTCGGTCACCTTCGACTACGGCCATTTCGCTTGTCTCTATGACGCGGTGGTCGACGATCTCGGCCTGTTCGACGCCATGATAGAAGTGCGCTCCAACACCAGGCGCGTGCGCATCATCTACGACACGCCCTATATCCGCAGCCTGCCGACGCGGCTCGAAGTGACCGACGCCGGCCCGCTCGGCCCGGTGACGAAAAGCTTCGGTCCGCTCTATGGCGACGCCTTCTCCAACGAGCTGGAGATTTTCCACCGCCATATCGCTGAAGGCACCAAACCGCTGACCGACCTCGCCGACTCGCGCCGCGACCTGGCGCTGATGGCCGGGATCATCGAGAAGATGAAGGAGAGCCGCACAGGCGCCTGAGCCTGCCGGCAAGGTACCGGCAGGCGCAACACGTTCCGGCAAAGACTGCTGATTGGCCCTTGCCGAAGCCGGCGGCCTCGCTCATCCATGGCACGACAGACAACAGCCTGGAACCAGCGATGACCGACGCCAGCCTTCATCTCGTCGAAGCAACGATCGAGCAATTGCGCCGCGCTCTCGATGAAGGCACGGTCACCAGCGTCGAACTGGTCGCGGCGTATCTCAGGCGCATCGCGCATTTCGACCGGCATGGCATCAGCCTCAACGCCGTCCCGGTGCTCAACCCCGACATGTTCAAGGAGGCCGCCGCTTCCGACCAACGGCGGCTCGATGGTGCCCTGCTCGGGCCGCTCGACGGCATCCCCTACACCGCCAAGGACAGCTACAAGGTCAAAGGCCTGACGGTCGCGTCCGGCTCGCCGGCTTTCGAGCATCTCGTCGCCAATGAGGACGCCTTCACCATTGCCCGGCTGCGCGCCGGCGGCGCGGTGCTGATCGGCCTCACCAACATGCCGCCCATGGCCAATGGCGGCATGCAGCGTGGCGTCTACGGCCGCGCCGAAAGCCCCTACGATGCCGACTATCTGACCGCTGCCTTCGCATCCGGTTCGTCCAACGGCTCCGGCACGGCGACAGCGGCCAGCTTCTGCGCCTTCGGGCTCGGCGAGGAGACCTGGTCGTCCGGCCGCGCCCCGGCCACCAACAACGCGCTTGTCGCCTACACACCGTCGCGTGGCGTCATCTCGGTGCGCGGCAACTGGCCATTGGTGCCGACCATGGATGTCGTGGTGCCGCACGCGCGGACCATGCCCGACATGCTGGAGCTGCTCGACGTGATTGTCGCCGACGATCCGGAAACAAGAGGCGATTTCTGGCGCGCACAGCCCTGGGTCGCCTTGCCGAGGAGCTCCGAGGTACGGCCGCAACGCTATGCCGATCTGGCGCTTGCCGGATCGTTGAAAGGCAAACGGCTCGGCGTGCCAAGAATGTATATCGGCAGAGACACCGAAGCCGACCGGCCGATCGAAACCCGCGCCTCGGTGCTGGCGCTGTGGGAACAGGCGGCGGCCGATCTCAAGCGGCTTGGCGCCGAAGTGGTGGAAGTCGATTTTCCCGTCGTCTCCAACTACGAGCGCGACCGTCCCGGCGCCCGCACGATGGTCGAGCGCGGCCTGGTGCCGAAAGAATTCGCCGACCGCGAAATATGGGATCTCTGCATCTGGGGCTGGGACGATTTCTTGCGCGCCAATGCCGATCCTGGCATCCCCGGTCTCGCCTCGGTCGACGGCCCGAAAATCTTCCCGAAGCCGCCGGGCACGCTGCCCGACCGCTATGAAGGCGGCTTCGACCTGAAGGAGTATGTCGAGCGCGCCAAGTCAGGCGTCACGCCCTTCAAGGCTATCCCGACCATTGCAGAGGGCCTGAAGGGGCTGGAAGCGACACGGCGCATCGATTTCGAGGACTGGCTCGACGCGCAAGGCATCGACGCCGTTGTGCTGCCCGCCGCCGCCGATGTCGGGCCGGCCGATGCCGATGTCAACGAGGCGTCCGCCGCGCTTGCCTGGCGCAATGGCACCTGGGTCGCCAACGGCAATCTGGTCTGGCGCCATTTCGGCATCCCGACCGTCACCGTGCCGATGGGCACGATGGCCGACATCGGCATGCCGGTCGGCCTGACCTTCGCCGGCAAGGCCTATGATGACGAAAGACTGCTGCGCATGGCCGGCGATTACGAGCGCGCCACCCAGCGCCGCACGAGCCCGCCGCGCACGCCGGAACTGGCCGATGATGTGTTTTCGGGGCGGCACGTGCGGGCCGGCCACGGCAGGTTGCCGCCACTGGCAATCGCGCTGGTCGCCGAGACGCGCTCTTCCGGCGATCAGGACGAGATCGCGATAACGCTCGACCTTGCGGCCGAGGCGGAGAGCGCCACTGTCAAGGTGCACGTCAACGGAGAAGCCGTCGCGATGCAGCGAGCCGGCGCGCACTTCAGCGGAAGCGCCTTCGTTCCAGCCGCCGAGCACAAGCGGTTCCACAGCGTCTGGCGCGGCTCTTATGGCTCAATCGTGACGGCGGTGGTGCGGCTGGAGGATGGACGCACAGCCGGTGCCTATCTTGTCACCGGCGGGATTGGATGAGCGCCGGGACTAGGAAGGCAGCGAAGCCAGCCATTCTTCCCAAAATTCCTGTTGCATATGGACGAAAACCGGAACCACGTCGACGCCATCATCAAATATGTCGACCAGATCGGTCTCCTTGGGAAATTGCCCCGTCTTCACCTTGCAGGCTATCAATCCGCGACTTTTTTCCATTACGGTATTTTCCGGATAAACATTGGCACTTGCTCCGTAACAGAAGGGTATCAAGCCATCGACTTCGAGTGCCTGGCGGATTTGGAACAGAGCCTCGAAAAAGTCTTCCTCTTCGGCCTCGATTACCTTGTCCCGATAGCTGCATTTCAGACTGCAGGCAGCGCCGCTCACGTGCAGCGTGAACACGGCTTGCTCGTCGTCACCAACGGAACCTGCGCCGATGAGAAAAACTGTACGGTGATGGTCCATCTCATCCCCCTCGCCATTCGACGGGATGGTAGTGCGATACCGGCCGCTTTTCCAGCATGGCAGGGATCGGGACGCGGCCGCCCTCCGTCGTCATCCGCTGGCCGAGCGTCTCGCTGTAAAGGCAAGGTCCCGCCGAATGGCGTCCCATTTGTCCTGGGACAGACCGGCAAGCAGCTTTTCGTCGAGATGGCCTAATCGAATGAGATGGGCAAGAACGTAGATCAGCTGCGAATAGCGGTAATCGAACATCCGATCGATATCCCGCCGCTCTTCACGAAGATAGTCTTCCAGCTCCCACATTTCGGAGGGCTGCGTCACCGCACTCGCCTTGCGCTTGAATTCGGCCATCGTCTTTGCGAGCGCGGCCTCAAGAGCCATATCGAAGGCATGACGGGCGAGCTTCTTTTCGGAAGCAGACCAACTGAAACCATTCATTGGATATCTCCTTAGATGCCCTGTGAATTCAGCCCAAGATTTTCATAAAACCACGCCTGCTGCTACCCCCGCGCCGCCCAGAGCAAACCGCGCTCGACAATCAGCGCCATCTCCGGCACCGCGAACTCATCCGCCGTGTGCCCAAGCGAACTGTAAAACACCCTCCCCGCGCCATATCTTCGCTTCCAGACGACCGGCATAACGACGCCGCCAATGCCCGGAAAATGCGCGTCGCTGAAGGTCGTCGTCGCCAGCACCTCGTTGCTCGGGTCGACATGCATGTAATACTGCTCCGACCGATAGGCGAAATCGCTGATACCCTTGGTGATCGGGTCGTCCGGTTGTGTGATCACCACACGATAGTCGATGATGTTGCCGGGATGCGCGACCCACTGGCCGCCGGTCATGAACTGATAGTCGGGCTCGTTGCGGAAACTGTCGCCCATCGTGCCGTGAAAACCGCCAAGCCCGCTTCCTGCGCGAACCGCCTGCGTCAGGTTCTGCAGCTCGGCCTTCTCGATCGTCGACATGGTGATGACCGGCACGATGAGATCGAAGGAAGGCAGTTCCGGATCGGCGAACATCGCCGTGCCCTGGCCCAGCGTGACATCGAACCCGTTGCGCTGAAGCAGCGCGCGGATGAAATTGGCGCTGCGTTCCGGCGTGTGGCCTTCCCAGCCGCCCCAGGCAATCAGGGCCTTCTTTGGCATGCCATGAACCTCCTGAATCGCCCGCCGCGATCGATGGTTACACGGCGCGGCGGTCAGCGCCAGCCCAGGGCCGGCGCGACATGCGTCAGGATCGCCTCGATGACATGGGCGTTGTAGTCGACGCCGAGCTGGTTGGGCACGGTGAGCAGCAGCGTGTCGGCTTCGGCGATCGCCTCGTCCTGCGCCAGCTCCTTGATCAGCACGTCAGGCTCGGCGGCGTAGCTGCGGCCGAAGATCGCCCTGGTATTCTCCTCGATGAAGCCGATCTGGTCGCGGCTTTCATTGCCGCGGCCGAAATAGGCGCGGTCGCGGTCATCGACCAGCGCGAAGATGCTGCGGCTGACCGAAACGCGCGGCTCGCGCTCGTGGCCGGCCGCCTTCCAGGCCTCGCGATAGATGCGGATCTGCTCGGCCTGCTGGATGTGGAAGGGCTTGCCGCTCTCGTCGAATTTGAGCGTCGAGCTCTGCAGATTCATGCCGAGCTTGGCCGCCCATTCCGAGGTGGCGTTGGTGGCCGCGCCCCACCAGATGCGCTCACGCAGGCCTTCCGAATGCGGCTCGAGCCGAAGCAGCCCGGGCGGGTTGGGGAACATCGGCCGCGGATTGGGCTGGCCAAAACCTTCGCCGCGCAGCGTGTCGAGGAAAACCTCGGCGTGATGCCGCGCCATGTCGGCGTCGCTTTTGCCTTCCGGCGGCTGGTAGCCGAAATAGCGCCAGCCATCGATGACCTGCTCGGGCGAGCCACGGCTGATGCCGAGCTGCAGGCGCCCGCCGGCGATGATGTCGGCGGCACCCGCATCCTCGGCCATGTAGAGCGGATTCTCATAGCGCATGTCGATGACCGCCGTGCCGATCTCGATGCGGCTGGTCTTGGCCCCGACAGCCGCCAGCAGCGGGAATGGCGAGGCGAGCTGGCGGGCAAAGTGGTGCACGCGGAAATAGGCGCCGTCCGCGCCGAGCTGTTCGGCCGCGACGGCGAGATCGATGGACTGCAGCAGCGCGTCAGAGGCCGAGCGCACCTGCGATTGCGACGAGGGCGTCCAGTGCCCGAACGAGAGGAAACCGATTTTTTTCATGGCCCTGAAGTATATGCGGGCGGCACGTGCTTCAATGCCAAAACAGCGGGGTTACACACCGTCGCCTTGCGCGATACTCAGGAGTCGCCGTGGAGGGTCGAATGCTCAGGGGAATCCGGATCGTCGAGATCGAGGCGCTCGGGCCCGCACCCTTCGCCGGCATGCTCCTCGCCGATCTCGGTGCCGATGTCATCGTCGTCCACCGCAAGCAGGCGCCCGTGCCGGGCCTGCCCGAACACTCGCTGCTCGATCGCGGCAAGCGCTCCATCGCGCTCGACCTCGGGGATGCCGGGGATGTCGCTCTGCTGATGCACCTCATCGCCACAGCCGATGGCCTGATCGAGGGATTCCGGCCAGGCGTCATGGAACGACTCGGCCTCGGCCCGCAGGTCTGCCTGGCGGCCAATCCAAAGCTGGTTTATGGCCGCATGACCGGCTGGGGCCAGGACGGACCGCTCGCCCGCACCGCCGGGCATGATTTGAACTATATCGGCGTGTCGGGCGCGCTCTGGTACGCCTCCTTGCCGGGCGAGCCGCCCATGGCGCCACCGACGCTGGTCGGCGATATAGGCGGCGGCGCGCTCTATCTGGTGATCGGCATACTCGCCGGCATCATGAACGCGCGAGCGAGCGGTGAAGGCACCGTGGTCGACGCGGCGATCGTCGACGGTTCTGCCCACATGATGAACCTGCTGATGGTGCTCGGCCAAATCGGCGGCCTCGCGGCCGAACGGGGCAGAAGCCTTCTCGACGGGCCGCATTGGTGCCGTGTCTACCGTACATGGGATGATGGCTTCATCAGCGTCCAGTGCATCGAGCCGAAATTCTACGCGCAGTTCCTCGACCGGCTCGGTCTCGCAGCCGATCCGCAATTCGCCAACCAATTCGACCGCGATCTCTGGCCGGAACTCGGCAGCCAGCTGGCGGCGATCTTTGCGGCAAAAACCCGCGACGAGTGGACCAGCCTGTTCGAGGGCTCCGACGCTTGCGTCTCACCGGTGCTCAATCCATGGGAAGCAGCACAGCACCCGCACATGGCCGCGCGCGGTTCCTGGCTGGCGGTGGACGGTGTCCTGCAAGCAGCTGCTGCTCCGCGCTTTTCCCGGTGGGTGCAAAAGACACCGACGAAAGGTCCCGCGCGCGACGAACACGGCGCCGAGATTCGCGCGGAACTGGCGAATCCCCATACAAGCCGTTGAAATCGGCGAGATTTAGCCTGCTGGAAATCCACCATTGGCTGCCGGGAATTGGCCTGACACTGGCTTGAGCCGACCTCCGAGCGGGCCAGCTACTTCCCGCAATGGTGATCGTTGATCTTGTTTATCGCATTCGCGTCCGGCCCCACCCGATTGTAGGAGCAGGCGCCGGCGGCGGTGGTGAACAGCTGCTGGTCATAGTAGCGCGGGCCGCCGAACAGGAAGCCGATGAGATCGTCATCGGCGGGAACATAGCGTTCCGGCTCGGCCTGATTGTAGTAGTGGTTCTGAGTGTGGTGGCGGTGCTTGGCCCCGGCGGATGCCGGCGCGGTCATGCCGCAGGCCGTCGCCAGGGCAAGAGCGCAGATCGCAAAGCGTTTCGTCGTCATCGGCAACACCCTCCTGGCCGTTCACGCTTCCTATATAGGCAAAAATCGCCGGCCGGACAAAGGTTCCCTGGCAAGGGTTCACCTGCCCCGCGATTTGCATGCCTCACCTGAATATCGGCATACCCCTCAGTCGGTCTGGATCCAGACTGACTTGGTCTCCAGATACTCATGCAGATGCTCGATGCCGCCTTCGCGGCCGTAGCCGGACATCTTCATGCCGCCGAACGGCACCGCCGGGTCGATGGCGTGGTACATGTTGACCCAGACCGAGCCGGCCTTGATGAGGCGTGCCAGCTTGTGCGCGGTGCCGAGATGCGTGGTGAAGATGCCGGCCGCCAGCCCATAGGGCGTCGCATTGGCGCGCGTGACCGCCTCGTCCAGCGTGTCGAAGGGCATGGCGGAAATGACCGGCCCGAAAATCTCCTCGCGCGCGATGGTCATCTTGTCGGACACCGCGCCGAAGACGGTCGGCGCGATGAAATTGCCACCATCGTAGAGTTCGCCCGTCAGCCGCGATCCGCCGGCGACCAGTTCCGCGCCCTCGTCGTTGCCGGCCTTGATGTAGCCCTCCACCTTGCCGGCCTGCCTGGCATTGATCAGCGGCCCGATTTCGGTCTCCGCCTCGATGCCGTGGCCGATGCGCAGCTTGCCGGCGAATTCGGCGACCCGGCGCACGAATTCGTCGTGGATTTCGCGCGCCACGAACAGCCGCGAACCGGCAATGCAGATCTGGCCCGAATGCACGAACACCGCCATTGCCGCGACCGGAACCGCCTTGTCGATGTCGGCGTCGCGGCAGACGATGATCGGTGACTTGCCGCCGAGCTCCAGCGACACGCGCTTGAGATTGGTGACCCCTGCCCGCGCAATCGCTTGTCCGGTCAGCGTCGAGCCGGTGAAGACGATCTTGTTGACGTCGGGATGTTCGGCAAGCCGCGCGCCGGCCTCGGCGCCAGTGCCGGTGACGATGTTGACGACGCCGTCGGGCACGCCGGCCTCCTGCATCAGCCTGGCGATCAGCAGCGGCGTCAGCGAGGCATCCTCGGAAGGTTTCAGGACGATGGTGCAGCCGGTGGCGAGCGCCGGCGCGATCTTCCAGATCGAGGCGGCGGTCGGCGCATTCCAGGGAATGATCGCGCCGACGACGCCGACCGGCTCGCGCCTAGTGAAGGAGACGATCTCTCCGGGAATGGAATTGTCGATCGCCTCGCCATGCAGCGCCGTCGCCATGCCGCCATAGAAGCGCAGCATGCCGATGACGCGGCGCCGGTTGGCCAGCGTGCGCGTGATCGGCAGGCCCATGTCGAGCGTGTCGGAAACGCTGAGCTCTTCCCAATGCGTCTCGAACAGATCGGCGATGCGCAACAGCACGCACTGCCGCTCATAGGGCGAGAATTTCGACCATGGGCCTTCGAAGGCCGCGCGTGCGGCGGCCACCGCTGCATCGATGTCGGCGGCCCCGCCGCGCGGCACCGTCGCCAGCACCTCGCCTGTCGCAGGGTTGAGCGCCTGCATCACCTCACCGGACTGTGCCGCAACCCACTTGCCGCCGATGAACATCGGCCGGAATTCGCCGTGGTAGAGCGTCGCGGCCTTCGCCCTCGGGTCGAAATTCAGCGTCATCGCGTCCTCCTCACGAATTCCGCCGCGACTATTACTCCCGCCACCGGCGACCTCAAACAAGGAAAGCTAAAAGGGCGTTCAGATAATCGGACTGTGCAATCCGAGCGCCGCCTGAGCCACGCCAACGCTTTGGGCCATTGCGTTCTGCAATATCACAGAATATGCTTGTTGTACGATCGTTCAACAAGCGTTTTTGCGAAGCCCCAATGACCTGCAATCCCCGCTACGAAATCCTGTTCGAGCCGATGCGCATCGGACCGGTCACCGCGCCGAACCGCTTCTACCAGGTGCCGCATGCCAGCGGCATGACCAACGCCCTTCCAAGGGTGCGTGCGGCCTTTCGCGAAGCCAAGGCCGAGGGCGGGTGGGGCGTGATCTGCACCGGCGCCTGTTCGATCGACCCGAGCTCGGACGACGCGCCGCTGCCTTTCGCCACGCTGTGGGACGACAACGACATCCGCGCCCATGCACTGATGACGGAAGCCGTGCACCGCCATGGCTCGCTGGCCGGCGTGGAGCTCTGGCACGGCGGCGCGTCCGTCATGAACAGAACAAG contains these protein-coding regions:
- a CDS encoding periplasmic binding protein/LacI transcriptional regulator, producing MRIFKGLTLGAGLLATIVSTPSYAEDAAKVAAIVKGLDNPFFQTMQQGIEEQGKASGVNVSVQAAANMGDATGQADRLTAMAMQDFDCYLVNPISVSNLVQALVPVAQKKKPIVNIDSTIDAGQAKAAGFAVSTYIGTDNVAAGALAGEEMLKLVPKGGKVALIAGIVGDVGSNARIKGFKQAVEGKLEVVVMVSADWDREKALTAATDILAAHPDLAGFFAANDIMALGVERAVQTSGKDVKVIGLDGIVDALKSIAAGELTATVAQYPYVVGAMGVEACKAAVMGKELPANVPAPVLLINKANADASLKNFPRPGGDYPDPLRELLK
- a CDS encoding inner-membrane translocator; the encoded protein is MSNSTDNAPVAHSAGAAEESRPSLSALLLDPSFWADWASVVGLVGLVIVFGIAQPVFLSVANLQALLLASAILVVLSIGQTFVVATSGIDLSLAAAVMLGAIILGLVNAAGYGIVIACVLGVLATSAIGFLNGLIITVGRIPDFVVTLGTLSAITGLGLILSGGEPTMVGSTFLLKLASGSFGPFGYPVWVAIAAVVVAHIALYHTRFGVHLLATGGQVESAGALGIRTNRVKIAAYTISGFCAGLAAILLVARIGSAEPLINTSLLLNSVAAVVLGGVSLFGGRASILGPAIGALMLTALVNGLTLLSVSAFYQPLAVGAIVVLAALIMRYQK
- a CDS encoding ABC transporter: MSAVIPFPASDTIIACDGLSKHFGGVRAFTDVAFQARRGEVTAIIGDNGAGKSTLIRCLVGVHVPDAGSIVFDGREHPFSNPDGARKAGIETVHQNLALIDELTVAQNLFLNRELVRRIGPFAFLDRRAMKREARSMLSRLSINVPSINQRVRRLSGGQRQAISICRAVGSGAKLVVMDEPTAALGVQETANVEALIRRLREQSVSVILVSHNFDQVRRLSDQIWVMRAGKMAATVRASETTGNELVALVTGAA
- a CDS encoding oxidoreductase domain-containing protein, giving the protein MAPLRVGLVGLGEVAQSIHLPVLADQRDRWRIAGVYDVSPSLVALVTSEYAGVKAFDTAEALINSPDIDVVFVLSSDDTHSRFVRAAMQADKHILLEKPACLTVREIDELLTLMPSYRKTLFVGYMRRYAPAYLAARDELPAHADITHVRIFDLISEGRHFLKKSQNILYPNDIDPALLARGAKERDALIREVVGADAPADLVRAYRGLTALSSHHISAMRGLIGEPVGVVAAHRTNGGANTSVTFDYGHFACLYDAVVDDLGLFDAMIEVRSNTRRVRIIYDTPYIRSLPTRLEVTDAGPLGPVTKSFGPLYGDAFSNELEIFHRHIAEGTKPLTDLADSRRDLALMAGIIEKMKESRTGA
- a CDS encoding amidase yields the protein MPKPAASLIHGTTDNSLEPAMTDASLHLVEATIEQLRRALDEGTVTSVELVAAYLRRIAHFDRHGISLNAVPVLNPDMFKEAAASDQRRLDGALLGPLDGIPYTAKDSYKVKGLTVASGSPAFEHLVANEDAFTIARLRAGGAVLIGLTNMPPMANGGMQRGVYGRAESPYDADYLTAAFASGSSNGSGTATAASFCAFGLGEETWSSGRAPATNNALVAYTPSRGVISVRGNWPLVPTMDVVVPHARTMPDMLELLDVIVADDPETRGDFWRAQPWVALPRSSEVRPQRYADLALAGSLKGKRLGVPRMYIGRDTEADRPIETRASVLALWEQAAADLKRLGAEVVEVDFPVVSNYERDRPGARTMVERGLVPKEFADREIWDLCIWGWDDFLRANADPGIPGLASVDGPKIFPKPPGTLPDRYEGGFDLKEYVERAKSGVTPFKAIPTIAEGLKGLEATRRIDFEDWLDAQGIDAVVLPAAADVGPADADVNEASAALAWRNGTWVANGNLVWRHFGIPTVTVPMGTMADIGMPVGLTFAGKAYDDERLLRMAGDYERATQRRTSPPRTPELADDVFSGRHVRAGHGRLPPLAIALVAETRSSGDQDEIAITLDLAAEAESATVKVHVNGEAVAMQRAGAHFSGSAFVPAAEHKRFHSVWRGSYGSIVTAVVRLEDGRTAGAYLVTGGIG
- a CDS encoding luciferase-like; translation: MKKIGFLSFGHWTPSSQSQVRSASDALLQSIDLAVAAEQLGADGAYFRVHHFARQLASPFPLLAAVGAKTSRIEIGTAVIDMRYENPLYMAEDAGAADIIAGGRLQLGISRGSPEQVIDGWRYFGYQPPEGKSDADMARHHAEVFLDTLRGEGFGQPNPRPMFPNPPGLLRLEPHSEGLRERIWWGAATNATSEWAAKLGMNLQSSTLKFDESGKPFHIQQAEQIRIYREAWKAAGHEREPRVSVSRSIFALVDDRDRAYFGRGNESRDQIGFIEENTRAIFGRSYAAEPDVLIKELAQDEAIAEADTLLLTVPNQLGVDYNAHVIEAILTHVAPALGWR
- a CDS encoding fatty acid Co-A racemase; translation: MLRGIRIVEIEALGPAPFAGMLLADLGADVIVVHRKQAPVPGLPEHSLLDRGKRSIALDLGDAGDVALLMHLIATADGLIEGFRPGVMERLGLGPQVCLAANPKLVYGRMTGWGQDGPLARTAGHDLNYIGVSGALWYASLPGEPPMAPPTLVGDIGGGALYLVIGILAGIMNARASGEGTVVDAAIVDGSAHMMNLLMVLGQIGGLAAERGRSLLDGPHWCRVYRTWDDGFISVQCIEPKFYAQFLDRLGLAADPQFANQFDRDLWPELGSQLAAIFAAKTRDEWTSLFEGSDACVSPVLNPWEAAQHPHMAARGSWLAVDGVLQAAAAPRFSRWVQKTPTKGPARDEHGAEIRAELANPHTSR